The DNA window TTTACTAATggtcaaaacaaaatgatggtATCTTGACAACACTAGAGTACAAAGTAATTTAAAAGCAATGCAGGCTCTAATGCCTCATAATCACTTGTCTGCAAGATAAGCCTGTTCTTACTTTATAGAATGCAGACTCTAGTATATATTCCCAAACAGGGGGTGATAATATGCTCCTACTCtaatatatatcattatatgCTAATATACATCTTATATCTCTTTGATCATTTATAGCATAATGTGATCATTAACTTTCAAAGTGACTTAGCAGACTGCTGTACCATGCAAACAGTAGTGAAGTACCTCCCTGCAGCTGACACACTCTATAAAGCAGCCATATGAACTATCTGCATTAGGGACATTAGGTACTCTACCTAATGCCTCTACAAAAGCCAAAATAATGTACCAGTATTACATCTAAATGATACAGGCATGAATTTCCCCATCTCTcacatgatcatcatcatcatcatcatcatcatcatcatcatttaggGAAGTACCTGAACTGAAACATGGCTGTTCTTAACTCCAGCTTGACAAATGTTCTAATAAACAAACTGCATAACAATTCCACCAAATCACATCTACAACAGATATATTAAATTTAACTGAAGATAAAAATGCTACTAATGTCAGTACcattcaaataaaagaaaaactgaacagcaTAGAAATGCTTCCTTAAATGATTCAAAATCACAGCCTCtttgtaataaaaaagaaagaataaggCAAACCCTACCCAAAGTCATTTTCCAGTGTCGATTCATAACCTACTAGTCAGTTAATGTGAATCATAGGACAATGTCTGACTTCGGGCCAccataaaaacaacagtaaaaccAACACAAATCTATATGACAAATATGTTGCAACAAATTCTTACAAGATCTGTTAAAGAATCAGAAGTAAAAAGTGGTTCTGAGAGTGAATCAGCAGAATTAACTGAGATACATGAGATAGGGTCAGGTTTTCACCTCGACTCTCCCTGCTTCCTCACcttgctcttcctcttcttgtcCCCTCCAAAGAACTTTCCAATCTGGTCCAGGAGGCCGGGGTTCTTCTTCCTCCGGCCCAGCCCGAAGGCAGCCTGTGCAGAGCTGCTTGCAGAAGCCATAGTTGTAGTAGTGGTTGGTCgtatatttgtatttgtcaAATGTGGGGTTCTTGCCTCTCTCTTAAATGAGACCgaaagacagaggagggaaaagagaaaagagagggagggagggaaaaaaagctaGCCTATTCTAGGTCCTGTTCGGGGCTCTCCGACCCGCACTCTGAAGCCGCTCCGCTGTGCTCCTGGATGGTCTGCAGCTCGTCCGATTCGGAGGGTCGGTCTTTGAAGGTGTTGTCCTCTCGGCCCGGGGCATCTCGGGAGAAGAGGCGGACCAGGTGGGGGCGTGGTGTGGCTGCGTCAGGGTCAGCTGTGCTGGCGGGGGTCCAGGGCTGGCGGGGGCCCTCAGCGCCCGTGGAGTCAGTCACCGCCGGCTTCTCCAAGACGCAGCCATTGTTCTGGTTCACATCTGCCTCACCCAGGTCTGCGCAGAAACAACAAGGGTCATCTCATGGGCTTGGGCCTGCATGGCACACAACAAACCACAGCAGCACAATGGACTCTTTTGACGAGACCGTGCCcttcctgctgcagcagagACCAGCAGAGctatcatttcacattttaacttgAATGAACCTCACCTGCTGAATAGGAAAAGGTAGAAATGTGAGATGAAAAACATGAGCAACTGAAAAGTGTTAACTAAATTCCCAAGTACTGTTTTGTTTGAGTCAAAACAAGCAGGTGTGCACACAATTCCCAGCTTAATTTGACTGGAGCATAATGCATTAGCGTGCTTGCACAAACGCTTTCTTGAtttattacagtaaaacaattaATAGTGGGCTAATTTGTCAGTTCAACCATGTAAAAACAATGCGTGTTCCAGCGTATTAGTTCCAGTGAGATGGAAATACAGCTGCTTCTCTAACATCCACTTTGACAGCTATCCATTAAGTTAGCCAGCTCCCACAGCAGAGGACATCCAGTGCATTCCTGCCTCCAAAACAATATACACACTGTACTGGCAGAAATGGTGTAGCACTACACCAGAGAATCTGCATGCTAATATTGGCTGAAACAGTGGCCTGTTGTCAGAGCTGCATAGTTATTACAGAGAAACAAAGGGCCCAGTGTCACTAAAATAACTCCTATAAGTATGAATTTTCAACCCAATGCACGGTGACACTTATCTGATTCGGGGCCCGAGAGCTCCGAGGCCGCTGTCTCTGGGTGCAAAGCGAACGCTAGTCCTATGCTGTATGCTATGTAGAAGTTTACACTATGATTTGTTACACTTTTAGATGGAATTACTCCTAAAATGCATCTGTAGCAGCAACATCGGCATAataagttttcattttttggtcCGATGAGTTTGATTTCCTTCTGGCAGATTTGCAAGTCATGTATCAAATGTGAATGTAGATGAAGAGTAGATGCAAATATGAATCGGTTTGTAGAGAATGAGACCGACTTTTGTCTTTTGAGGAGGGGAGCCCTGAGGAACAATCACACATCACTGCTCGAATATATGGCTACTACGCCTTTCGTCAAAGCACTGTTTATTATCGTAGGAATTATCCAGAAGCGGGACTGAGGGATGATGATATGTACCTGTCGCCCACCAGACGGATACCTGCATCAACATTTGTTCATCAGTCATTAGGTTTTGAGAAATCAAACGTTTTAAATGCATATGCATCGTCAGCATTCAAAACTGTTATTGTGAGGAAGGACAGCAAATGGAGACAGATATACATATTAATTTAATGTCGTTTTTTGCCACCAAAATCTCATCAGTTGCCTCACTATAGAATCAGAGCTCTTTTTATCGCTTGGTGCAGCTCTCCAACAAAGGCGTAATAGGTCAGGACACCAAAAATCCTCCTTAAAAAGCACTTGAAGCCTGTCTTTTTTAACACTTTCTGTAATAAGACATGGCTGTAAAAAAGGCTTTAATAAAAacgatctcataataccattaTCCTGCTACTGGGGTGGTTTCTTTAGGGCGTCCATAATCCCACTACCTAGATGACTGCTGCatcctggacacacacaccGCACTGCTGTAAAAAGTACTTAGTGAAAGTTGTCTCACTCAGTTTGTCTCATTTGCTCGTAATTTCTTTCATGACAAGGTAAAAAAGCTATTTTCGAGGCCATTTTGAGACACTAAAAGTCCTGATTGCAAACTAATAAAATTCTTGCAGGGTTAACAGGTGCTTTAAGGCAGATGACATTCCATTCAAAGACTTTCTATAAAGATTTTATTCCTAAAAACAATAACcgcacaatgaaatgaaagaataaaatgaGCAAATATAAGATGTCAAGTCAGGTTTTGGTCAAAGAGGAAGATGCTGTgattaaagccactatgtgttaAAActttatgtgattatagcacctttcaaaggTTTTTGCCATCAATGTGTCGCTTTCAGTGCATTTGTCTCCGTGTCCCTGTTTCAGATCCCTAGGGGAAAGGGAATCAGACACTGTGGCTAAAAGTAAAGAAGTAAAAGTATTGATACAGACCTAATACTATATTGTTAATTCAACAAACTGGTTTAAAGCTACTTAGCACTGTATTAGACATCTATGCAACCTGATCATGATCCATgtatttaaacctgcagtaaagGTCTGCATGCTCTCCCCTGAGTTTTGAAAACTCTTAAAGTTGAGATGTAATAACAGCGAGTGGCTCTATACTGCTTAGCTGGATGCCGTGGTTTCTCAATAATACTTTCTCTGGTGCACAGTTTGTGCACACCgtcagctgttttattttataaattaatttttttttacttcattggCCTGAAAACTTTTTCAGTGTGGTTAAAACGAAGGGGGGGGAAAAACCCAACTAAATATACGACTTGCTGTTATATTTTCAAGTTTCTCCGGGGAGTTCGTTAGCAGACAGCATGACCTGCCAGTCACTGGAGGAAAAGCTGGCTCGTGATCTCGACAGCCAACGGTGAGGCTCATTAGTCAGTCTGCACGTTCAATGTGTTTTATGGATCTGTGACATTTCTAGAGGGATTGCAGCAGAATAAGCTAATCAATCCAGCTCATTTGTTTAAATTGTGAATGTGAATATGGAGCTATATCCTCACGCACAGCAGCACAGCCTCATAGAATTATGGCAATATATTCTACATAATTTATAATCTGTTTACAGTAAAGAATGTGAAATATAACTCCTCAGTCTTTGTTAGCAACAGTAAATATGTTATATTACAATGTTGTTCCCACTCAGGAGAGCCTCTGTGGCTGCTATTTTACCGCAAAGAGTAGAATAAATAAGAGAGCTGTTTTCTGTCCTTCAGTGGCCTGCCCATGAGTCCTCTAAAATCATTTCCATCATCCATCACCTGTTGCTCCCTTTTCTAAGCCCATCGGTGCTACCATCCACCACtagaataacaataaaatacaaattacagAGATAAAAACATCCTGACATGGCTGAACTTTAACAGTCCTCCACAGTCCATAATGCTGCAGTCTAATACTGACTGCATGTTCACCATTTTTGGCCATAAAAACGGTTATGTACTGATGAGTAACTTATCAGTTGACTCCCTGTGTGCTCTTATTAAAAGGTGCATTAAGTCAGGGTTTTAGCGCCCCACTGCACAAAGTGACCATAATACATGTGTAGGGGATTGATAGGATTGTTGATCGATGCCGATGACTCAGTGATTACCGAGTCAGGTGCTGACATTTCTGACTAATCAGAACTCACTCTGCAGCCCATACTCTTGTGGAAAAACGAAAATCCTCCCCCACACATTTTTAACTGCCTGATGAGGAAGGATGGCGGACGACCAAGCGACTCAAATCGAATTGTTTTCAAGCCCAAACACAAATGACACagtagtattattattgttccGGGATTTATCATTGTGTTAATTTacttttcagtgattttattggATCTCTGCTTAGATTAGATAGTGTACTCATCTGTATAGTGAAGATAAGACTGTTATTCATGTCCATTATCACCCACCGTACGCTGTATCAGTATCAGACAGTGATCGGTGTTGTTGATATTCTCTGGGTGCCAATACAGGTCCGTTAAATAATACACTATGTAATGATCCTTTAATTGCTGCTTGTGATTGTgatcagctgttttcagtgtctGCAAACCAAATCTCCATtatgaaaatatattgttatatattaaagataataaaacagcATGGTGTCtgtaaaaagaaagataaatcaAAAGAGCCAAACACGTCTTTGTGAAAAGATGATTAAGCTGCTTTAGATAAGCTTTAGCTACATGAGCAAAATATGGTTGAGTTAGTTTCCAGTTCACAGTCCCTTAAATCtacattcatttttcatgtgtatgttttatGGGCAGAGTTAGAAAATTGGAACTCGTGGAACTGGAATATATGTAATATGACAAGCACAGCAAGCAGAGCACTGAAGCTGGGAGGACAATATGTtcttgttagtttgttttttagagTTCTTTTTTGCCTTATAGATATCTACATGCCCTGATTTTCTATGATCTATTCACTGAAAATCCTAACACCTGTTATAAGCATTCCTTCTGTATAGCCTGCACTATTGAGTTCAGCTATAACAGCACTAATTAACCTGACAAAACTGAGACACAGGTAGATCCTTTGAACCTAGTGTGTGTGACAGCCTGCGCTCCTCAGTGTGCTGACTTTTTAATTAGGCCGAGGCCCAGTGTCTAAATTACAGTCAATCACACACTGACTTGTTTCTTCCATGACTCAATCTTCCCTTTAGTTTAGCAACAACTGCCTCGAGTCAGGCAATCAATCATTCAGAACCTAGCAGAGCTTAATAATACCCTCAGCACACCTAACCAATTTTTCATTAATTGCAATTGTATGTGCTGCTCAGCCTGACAACTCAGACTAAACTTGTAATGACTGTTTTCAGCTGTACACTCTCAATTTCACCGTGGCAGCTTGCGGCTGAGTGTCAGTGTATATCCACTGGAAACATTTAAGAATATTTAAAAGAGAGCTTATCATgtcaaatgtagattttttcACTGTTCGCTAAGATGCTGCTAAACAGAAGTGAAGGAGACAGGGGGGATAAAAGGACAAATATGATGCTGCatgtttcatttcctctgtATAGTCCATAAACACATTAGGTTATGCAAAAGAAGCACGACTTGTAAACAACACTAAGGGCCAATTATCCTGCAATTTGACACATAACACCGCAGAGAGAAGCAGGGGTCTGCTGAGAGCGTGTTACCTTCACTTCGTTGGCCTCCTTCataaataattgatttattCATGTGTTGAAATCCAAAGATAACGACAGTTCCTCGGGCCTGTCCATCACTGGTTTAGCAGAAGGGTCCTTAAGCCGCCAGAGGGGAAGACAGTATGGTCAGCTTCTGCTGTCAAATACATCGCTCTGTAGGCCTGCCTTTATTAGCACCAAGACACACTAGCctcattaaaaatatgtttttcagcTTCTCATAATGTAGCCAAGACATTATCGCAGTCTGAGGGTGACCAGATAATAGCTTGTTATCTCATCTTGATTAATTCACCATGACAACTAAAGTGCCAAGACGGCCTGATAATTCTGGGAAAATTATAGGGGACAATTGACGTGATCTGCCGCCTTAGACTCTCCGATTATAGTGTCCAGAACAATTACCATCACCCCCTCTGTCTCCTGCACGATCTGGGTTAAATAGTTAGGTGAAGACACCAAAAACGGGCTGTCTGATCTGTTCAGCGGAGAGATTCAGCGCCCTGCAAGAGGGGAAAGATCAGCATCTAGAAGGGAAGAGGTATGCAGGGAGTGGGCCTCAATCTCCtcatttttcctcctcttcctcggtGAGATGAGGATGTGTAGCCCAGCTTCTGGGACAACAACAAGGACTGTGGTGGGACAGAGGCACGGGAAGCATTCCTCTGAAAAAATACCCATCGCTATGTGGCCCCGGACCAAACCACCCACCCAGGGGCCAAAATCCTTCTGCCGCTGCATTCATGGTGGATCTGAAGCACCCACAACCCTCGAGAAAAAAGCCCCTCTCTGTCCCTGGCATTCAGGACGTTAGTCCTCCAGAGATTTTTCCGGACGAGATAAGAGCTTCAGCAGAACCACTCCCTTCTTATAACTCAAGCCATGTTAGTGACCTTTGAACTTGACTTTGAGCAGTGGCTTTAAATGGGGAAGGATGTGATTCAAAGGAAAAAATACACACCAGTACCACTGTTATGCCTCGATGATAAAGTCGAGACAAGATTTAGATCAACATCTTTTTGGGAtgtcaaatcaaaaccaaaaaaaaaacctcagcgATACAGCCGTGTCAGAGCTTATGTATTCCAAGCAGCTGTGAGGCTAACCTTGCAATGCTACCAAATATAATGGAAGCCCTGGCCTGTTATCACCAACAGCTCCTCATATCAGTTTGTTTACTGACAAACATCAGCTATTATCTCTTTCTATTTTTTACACCTCTTTCTATATTACCCATTTTCTTGACAAGAGTGGATGAAacatttagttttcccttgcaTCAATAGAGGTGTGTGTGCCATCTGATGTGCCATGTTGTCTTGTTGTAAATTTACTACAATATTAAGAAAATATCGTGGCTATTTGTCCCTCTGCCACAGTAATATGAGTCAACCAGCTGGTGTCGTCACACCAAATGGCAATACTGCTTTATTCTGtttcagggctgcaactaatcaataatgtcaatcatttttaattgatacaatttcagaaaatagtgcAAAATGTCCATCACACATCACAAGCTGACCATTTCAAATTGCTTGCTATGcccaatcaacagtccaaaatccaaagatatttaatttacaataaaatggaTAAGAGAAAGGCAGCcacatttcacatttgagaatttgGAACaatcaaatgtttgacatttctgcttgaCAGATTACatattatcaaaactgttgttgATCAGTTTTCTTCGCctgtctaataaaaaaaaatcgaCACAATTTTAGCACTACGCTGTCTTCCACAAATACATATTCTTACAACTTGCTGGGACTTCTGAATTAAGCACAGTAAAACATTA is part of the Siniperca chuatsi isolate FFG_IHB_CAS linkage group LG9, ASM2008510v1, whole genome shotgun sequence genome and encodes:
- the mbpb gene encoding myelin basic protein b; this encodes MGQHLGKRESPTDSRASSPEPRAAAAAAADPEAQDEVFDLGEADVNQNNGCVLEKPAVTDSTGAEGPRQPWTPASTADPDAATPRPHLVRLFSRDAPGREDNTFKDRPSESDELQTIQEHSGAASECGSESPEQDLE